Part of the Chroicocephalus ridibundus chromosome 17, bChrRid1.1, whole genome shotgun sequence genome is shown below.
AAGCCATTAGTTTGTTAAAtcagagaaagaagcagaagtgagttgaaaagaagtgggaaaaggaggtGGTTACAGTGCAGCCCGTCAGCAGGAGAAGGGATCGTCGCTCGGAGCGAGCTGTTACCTTCCATCCTTCGGCTGCAACGGAGGCTCCGTTGGGCCACAAGTCTGCGTGCCCAGGGGAGACGGCAGCCGCGAGCGGATCGTAACGGAGcttgggaaggaaaggggaggcaGAGCTTCTCTGAAACACCTGGGGAGTCAAACACGGGGGAGGGGGTTGGAGGAGGGAGGCTTGGGGGTAACGACAACGCAGCCCGTGACCACAGGGATGCTTGCCAGGGCCAGCCAGGACCAGGATTCGGCAACCATCGGCAGAGAGGAAAACATCGGCTGTTCTCATTAGCCATGAGGCATCTCCGTCCCTTTGCTGCCTGCAGCATTGCcggtgccctgcctgcagcatcgCCGGTGCCCCTGCTGGCAGCATCGCCGGTGCCCCTGCCTCCTGGGGGAAAACCAGTGGGAAAAACCATCCACAACCCCCTTGGGCACCTTGACCACAGCAAACGGGGGAGGGCACAGGGGACACACAGCTTTGGGGGGGTTCAGAGCCTCAGGACGGCGTCTCGGGTGGGATCTCTGCGGGGTGCCCTGtgcacaaaacccaaccaacctcCAGCTGAAGCTGCGCAGCGTTAAAAAACAAGTGGGTTTGGCTTAAAGCCCAAGACGGGGTGGAAGTGAGGAAGAGACGGTGAACCAGGCAGGCAGCACCTGGACCCGGCGAGGGGTCCGGCAGGGTACAACTGCTCCACGGTGCCCGTCCCCGCGGCATCGCGCTCCTGCTGGGAGACAGGCGAGGAGGGGGAAGCGCAATGCTGTGCCGGTGCTTGGGATGTCATTCCCCAGACCCGGTCCCAAGGcggtccccaggagcagccacaCGTGAGCGGACAGGGCAGGGCGGGCATCGCCCCCGGTGCGGGTAAGCTGGGGCATCCCGCAGCCCCTCCCGCGCTCACCTCCAGCTCCGCAATGATGCGGTCCTCGTCGTCGTCGTCTTTGATGGCAGAGGCGATGATGGGAGGGGTGGACGCTGGCCTGACCACCTCCGACACCGTCCGTCTCAGCTTCACCTGGGGCTTCTGGGTCTCCAGCTCCTCCGACTCGGCCTTCTGCAAGGGGGGAGCGGGGtggtgaggggtggggggcactgggagctggtTTTGCCGATGGTGACCCGTTcagtgcagcccagcagcctccccgTGGCCCCTACCTTCATAAAACCGGGCTCCTTCTTGCTGGTGACGATGACTTCGCCGCTGCGGGTTGTGGTCAGCCCGTGGGACGAGGGGAAGCTCCGGCGCGGAGGGGGAGGTGGCGGCGATTTGGAGGGTTTCTCGGTCCGGTACCGTGGCACCGTCAATTCGTCTGGACACAAATGATGCTGTGAGGGCACGAGACTTtccctgcccctctactccaacACCCGAGGctcccccgctgcctccccgggcACAAACCTCCCCCCCGGGGCACCACTGCTCAGCCCAGGGAGACCCGCTGGTGACACGCAGGATCAGGCCCCCACCATGCCCGGGATCCGGAGGTggacccctgccctccccacgccGTACCTGAGCCCCGGCGGCCGTTGgggtcccctttgccccccgacTTGGGTGCGTGCTGCGGCTTGGAGGGCTTGTGCTCGGGCGTGGAGGCGGCGCTGCCGCTGCCCGTGCCTTGCTTGTGCTTGGCAGCGAACTCCAGGTCGGGGATGGCCTTCATCAGCTCGGCCTGTGTCTCCTCCAGGAGGCGGTTGATGTCCTTGGCGCTGTACTGGGTCAGCGCCGCCCGCTTCTCCTCCCAGTCCCGCTCGGCAGCCTGCGGAGGGACGGCagagccccctgcagcccccgtcCACGCGGCAGCTTCTCCTGCCTTCGCAGGCAGGACGggacccaccgctgccccccaACCTGCCGCCGAGCcccggaggggtggggggaccaGCACTGCCCCTTCCCCACGCTGCACCCCCCCCGCGATGTGCTCCCGAGGCTGCCAGCGTCACCCGGAGCTCCCCACCCTCCACACACCCCATCGGCTACAAACCCAGCACGGAGGAGGATAGACCCAGCTCCTGTGCCCGGTTTCagctgggggacacagggatggaccCTCTAGATGAGCCCCCCCAGCTGAGGAACCCACCCCCAGGCTCTCACCTCCACGGATACGGCTTTGTCCGCGCTCTTCTTGCTGGGGGTCTCCGGGGCCGTCTGGGTCTTGGCAGGGACCATCTCCGGAGCTCGGGAAGGGTTATTGCTCTTGGAGGGGTGGgtctgggtttggggggggctgtgCCCAAAGCCCGGCATGCCCAGGGTCTCGGTGACAGCCGGCAGGTGGTGGAGGCTCACTGGGGGGCTGGTGGGCATCTCCAAATCCAGCCCTTTGCTGAAGTCCGTCTCGGGGGCCACCTTCTTGGGGGACTGGCTGAGGTTGCTGGGGGAGGTCCACACGCCCTCGTCCACTTGCCTGCCAGGGACAGAGCGAAGGCGCTGGGTGGCTGTACGGCACGGGGGGGGGCGACTGCGCCCTCCCCACGCCACGCCACAAAAAACCtgccttcctgcagctctgcatTATATGGCTGAAGGTTTACGTTCTCTGATGCACCTTTCCtgagaggacaggctgagagagctgggggggttcagcctggggaagagaaggctccggggagaccttggagccccttccagtccctaaaggggctccaggaaagctggggagggactctggagcagggaggggagccatgggacgagggggaagggttttaaggtgaaagaggggagatttagctgagatctcaggcagaaattgtttgctgtgaggagggtgagcccctggcccaggttgcccagaggagctgtggctgccccatccctggaggggttcaaagccaggctggatggggcttggagcagcctgggctggtgggaggtgtccctgcccagggcagggggtgggatggggtggcctttaaggtcccttcccacccaaaccgtccTAGGATGTGTAGGAAGGGGTTGGAGTTGATGCCGCAGCCTCCCTTGGAGGAGCACACGAACGAGCTCCTCTACCTGGCTGTCCATTTTCATGAACCTTGGAGGAAACTGAATCCCTCCGAATCCTGCCCCTCTGTCAGATCTGCCTGAAATTGCCCTTTGGATTCAGGAGTCATTAGGGCCGGGGAATGACAGGTAGGCAGATTCAGACACCGCGTGATCACACAAGCTCATTTCCGTAGAAAATCAGGCTAGCAATGAGCCCGAGGCGAGCCCGGAGCCGGAGCAGCGTGGCCGAGCCGTAATCCATCCCCAAAGGACTCGTAATGGGAAGAGGCAGGTGGGCTCAGCCGCGGTGCACGGCCCCGCCTGCCACTACCCTGAGATCTGGAAGATGATTTTTCTCCAGCAGAACGTTTTTTCTGCTCCTCGGGAAAGGGATTTCCGCTCGCGCCGAGGGTTGTCTTTCTATTGGGGTACACGGCCATGCTTTTTTTCAAGGATAAGGAAAAGTTAGTTTAGAAAGAGGGGTTCCCACAGGCACACTGAACACTGAGGACATTTTTTAGTTCCTCAGCagaaaaatgaggctttttttCAACAGCCCTTGGGATTTGCATCCGTACAGCGGAGAGGACACCGGCACGCACGCAGAGGGCACCGGGACAACTGAACGGACCATCAGTGTCCTCCAGGGTTCTCACGAGGGGCAGAAGATGTGATTATTTGGGGGAAAACAGGGCGAGCGCCggagggctgcggggccggggcggcggcggggggggggctcacctGCGGATCTGGGCGAGGGTGTCCGTCACCGTCTTGCAGCGCTTGAGCAGACCGTCCAGGCGGTTCGGCTCCTCCTTGAGGAACTTGACGGCTTCCACCTCCACCCGCAGCACCACCCGCATCttgctctgcaggctggggaactgggctggggtgggtgggagagcGGGGGGGTGGTCACCGGGGGCCCCGCCGTGCCAGGGGACACCAtgccccccaaaaccaccacacCCGCGGCAAGGGCACCCCGCCAGATGGAGCGGGGTGAATCCTGGGGAGCTCCTGCTCCCCGTGCCCATCATCCCTCCTCTGTCCACCCGCAGGCACCGGTTGTAGTCCCTCAAGGTGCCCCCCCCTCCACATCCGTGGGCACCAAACACTGCTCTGGAGGTGGGGGCTCGGTACCCAGGACCCTGGGGGCTCGGTGGCAGGGGGTGACGCAGAGCAGGTTGCTCCTGGCTCCCTGGCCAGTGCTCTGCTCGCCATCACGGCTTCTCGGCATCAGCCCGACCCTACAGAAAGGCTGCGGGAAAGCGGAGCTGCTCCCacctctgccctgtgccccccccggccctccccacggctccccccggcccctcttCTTGCAACCTCAGCGAGTGCTGCCAAATCATCGTTCAGGGAGCCCTGCCACTTCCAATCAGTGTCTCCTCGGGAAAAGCAGGAtgggggcaggaggctgcaggagcagcaaaaTGAAGGGCAGCGTCCACGGGGGTGGGCGAGGGCCATGTCCCCCGGGAcaagggctggcagcagccccgaGCTGtgtgggggggactgggagagacTTCGCAGGGCtgtcctgggcaggcagcagagcaaacaggggcagcagcaggggcaggggggtgcaGCCTTCACCCCCGCGGCAGCCCAAAGCCCACGGGACACACGCAGGGCACGAGGGAACCTCCCCTGGGGACGCAGCAGGACACCCCGGCAGCTGCAAACACCCAAAGCCAGAGGCAACGGGCAACCTGGAGCATCCCGCAGGCGCGGATGGAGCAGGGAGGTGCCACCCAGCCCCGGACCCGGACACCTCCTCACCCTTGAGGTCTGTCAGCGTCTCCCCCAGCTGCTTGAGCACCACcgccttctcctccagctcctgcaccGGGATGAGCCGGTGGTTGTGGGCCAAATCCTTCTGGATCTTCTCCACCGACTTCTCCAGGTCACTGTGAGCACAGGGCAGGGGTGTCACTGCTGCTCGGGGACGCCGGTGAGCCCCAGGGGTGGCCAGCCCAAGAGGTCCCCAGgcggcagaggggagctgggctggggacacctcCATGCTGGGTGTGCGGTCAAGGATGTGACCCGGCACCGTGCGGAGCTGCCGATTTACACCCATGAGGGACATGGCCCATCGAGGTCAGCGTGCAaggaccccctccctccccgctgccatGCCCGGCCCCGGCTCACTTGAGCTGCTGGGTGATGAGCTCCTCCTCGTTGAGGTACCGCAGCCGCTCCTCCTCCACCAAGCTGCGCTGGCGCTGCAGCGGGTCCTCGTGCTTGCGCATGGTGTCCGTCACCCGCACGCTGATCTCCGTCTCCGTCCGTCGCAGCATCGTCTTCACCGTCTCTTGGTTCTGCAGCTGCGGGGgcgaggaggtgggggggggcttCAGGCTGGGCAAGATTCTCCCCCTCAATGGGGACCGGCGTGGGGACAGCTCTGAGctcccacacccagccccacgcAAGGTCACCAGGAGCGGTGACCTAGGGGCACAGcctagctggaggtcagtgacgagtggtggtccccaggggtcagtactgggcccagtcctgttcaatatactcatcgatgacctggatgaggggatggagtgcaccctcagcacgttcgccaatgacacaaagctggggggggtggctgacacagcagaaggttgtgccgccatccagagagacctggccaggctggagagttgggcggggAGAAACCTTGTGTAATTCAACACGGGcaagggcagggtgctgccacagggaggaacaacccccccacaccaggccaggctgggggtgacttgctggagagcagctctgtggaaagagacctgggagtcctgggggacaacgggatgaccatgagccagcaatgggcacttttggccaagaaggccaatggcatcctggggggcatcaagaagagtgtggccagcaggtggagggaggttcatcctccccctctgctctgccctggggaggccacggctggagcactggggccagtgctgggctccccggttccagaaggacagggaactgctggagaggggacagcaaagggccaccgagatgctgaggggactggaacacctctctgatggacaaaggctgagggatttgggtctctttagcctggaaaaaagacggctgaggggggatcttatcaacgcttataaatacttcaagggggggtgtcaggaggatggggccaggctcttctcagtggtgcccggggacaggacaaggggtaacgggcacaaacttgcccctgggaagttccatctcaacaggaggaggaacttctttgctgtgagggtggcagagccctggcacaggctgcccagagaggtgggggagtctccgtctctggagacattccaaccccgcctggacgcgttcctgtgccacctgctctgggggaccctgctctggccgggggttggaggggatgatctccagagatccctgccaaccctacgattctgtgattctgtaaagggGGATTTTTCCTGCTCCAGTGCTGGAGCCACCCCAGTAAGAGTTGGGACGGGATGGGGTttaccccccaccccgcctctcACCGGGTACCCACCTGCAGCTTcttgagctgctgcagctggttgCGGAGGTCGCTGGCGTTCTGCTGCAGGTCGTGGAGGTGCAGCTGCATGTGCAGGCGGGTGATGGCCGTGGGCTGCCCCGCCGGCGTGCTGGTGGCGGAGGGCGGTGGGGGCGCGGGCACCGGTGTCCCCATGCCGCTGCGGCTGGTCGCTGCAGGGTGGGGGGCAAGCAGAGGCTGCTGAGGGCACATCCCCCACGCCGGGGGAGGCTCCAGACCcggctcctcctctgctttcctgggAAAACCTTCTGTTCCCCACCCTCTGTTCCGTTCTGGGTGGGCTACCCACTACCCCACGTTGGCTCCGAGGAGAGGCCACCCCAAAGCTGTCCCTTAGCAAGGCCAGGGGTCCTGCTGGTTGCCAGCATCTTGGGGGGGCTACAGACCCCCCAGTCCTGCACCCAGCCCCAATCCTGGGACTCCCAGCAGCCGCGGGCGGAGtgggggggtgctgtggggcaagGGGCTGGCTCTCCAGTCACTTACACGCTGATGGGGGGGTCCCACCGTTGGTGGCTTCAGTCTTCTCGCTGCAATGGAAGAGAGAAATGGAGCGAGCGTGCACCGGGCACCTCCGTCCCCACCGGCTGAGGGGGCCGCAGGGGCACGGTGGGGGCTGGCgtcccccgggggggcgggggacagGACTCCTTACCTGGGGGTCTCGGCCTCGGAGCCGCGGAGCAGCGCGCTCTGCACCAGCCCCGTCAGGCTGGCGATCTGCTTCTCCATCGCCTCCATCCgctccctgcccgggggggggagagaggggccgGGTGAGGGGCTGGCTCCGGCACCGCGGGCACCGTCAGGCTTGTCCTGGCCCCCCCCGAACCCACCCCCCGGGTCCCTGCAAGCCCCGGGAGGGAcgctggggaggcagcagcactGTTGTCACCAGCTATATCCCCCCCTCCGCCAtcattccctctctcttcttgcctccagctgcccccagtcgctcccctcagccctgcaCAATTTGGTGCTTCATCCCGGGCATCTCTGCCGTGGCGATGCTGGGGCAAAGCCTTCCTCCACTCTTCCTCTACCTCCCCAGCTGCACCGAGGGACGACCCCCCGAGCAGCAAAGCTCGTacctgtgtgtgggggggttccCTTCTCACCTTGTTTCCGCGTCCTTGGCCGGTCCAGGGGAACCGAACCCCGAGAGCGGGCGATCGCCGGGGCCGGGAAACAGCTCGGGGGGGCCGGAGGAGCTGGGGTTGCGTGGCTTGTTGACGGGGCTCTCCATGAAGACGGAGGAGCAGGAATCCTTGCGGAAGGACTGACGGACGGGCGAGGAGCGGCTGGGGGGGCCCGAGTAGGGGCTGTGcgggctctgccccggctgcACGTCCACCATCttctgcggggaggaggggggcatgCGGAATCCCAAGCCGGGTCCGTACGTGTCGCTGTAGATGGGCGCGTTGGGCTTGTACAGGCTGTCCTCCAGCTCCGTCTGCAGGGCGGCCGCCGAGTAGGTGCTGAGCGAGCGAACGGACCCCCGCTTGTACAGCCCCCCCGAGTAGCCGAAAGGGTCTCCCATGCCAGCCAGGGACTGGGTGGAGGTGATGCTGAGCCGGCCCTCGTGCACCATGCCGTAGGGATCGGCGTACAGCCCTTCGTTCTTCACCAACACCACGTTCTTCCCGGCCAGGTCTTCGTCCGGCTTCACGTCCCGGCGCTCCAGGatggcgctggggctgggggagacgcCCTGGGCGGGCGGCAGGCTGGAGAGGCGCTCGGCGTGATGGACGGGGCTGCCGGCGTAGGAGGGCGGGCGGCCCCCGCTGTAGGACATGCGGGAGCGGGACGGGGAGGAGGACTGGAGcaccggcggcggggagccggagGCGAGGTGGGACGCCGGGGACATGTTGTTCAGCCGGCGGGTGGGAGATGACTCCCTGGAGGTGTACACCATCTCCCGCTGCGGAaaggggcgaggcggggggggggggggtcagcacgGCGTCCCTGCGGGCTGGCCCCCTGCCCTTGCTGTCCCTGGCTGGgaccctgccccgctgccccccctccAAGGACCAAGGTCTGCAGCTCCTGCGTCTTCACCTGGCCTCGGCAAACGGCAGCTCCCGCACCCCCATCCAGGAGCGGGATGATTTATTCTGATGAATCCCCTAATTATCATGTTTATTACCCTGCTGTCAGGCTCCAAACATCCATTCTCTTAAAGAAACACTTAACAGCGCTGGAACTGGGCAAGACGAATCGCGGTCATTACTCCTTCCATAAACACACGCAATTACCAGTCCCTGTCTCCGTCCCTTTCTCTCTTTACTGGTCCCAGCCCCCGGGGTGCGCCCGCACCGCAGGCTCTCCCCGTGACTCCCCGTCCCCCCTTACCCGCAGGTCGCCGTTGGTGATGTGCGAGGCTGGGAACGAAGCATAAAGCGGCTCTTTCCGGTAGATTTTAATGATGCTTCTGTCCTGGATGTCgctgaaagaagaggaagagccgTGAGCATCCCAGACAGGCAGCCGCCGAGCCCCCAGCAATTCCCAGCCACGGGACTGCCCCCGCACCCACCCTTCTGCTTTCATCCCACTAATTTCCTCGCTCGTGATGCtcgtaaagaaaggaaaaatcaagttGCGGTGGATTCCCGAGCCCCCCAGCCTCACCGGACATCCTCCAGCTCGTAGAAGACGTTGCGCGACTCGTCCTTGATGAGGATGGCGGTGTTGGGAGACTTCAGCATCCCCATGGTGAGCTTCTGGGGGAACATGTGGACAATGAGGGCGTGCAGGGTGTCCATGCTGCTGATCTCGTGGGTGATGTGGACGCGCCTCGTCTCATCCCCGAACTGCAGGAAAAGGACCCCTGGAAGCAGAGGGAGCGGAAAGCGGTGAGGTGCGCCCGAACCTCTTCTCCACTCGACGCCGAAGACGTGACGCAGGTTTGCCCCCCTCCTTGGAGGTCCCTGTGTACGCCCTCAGGGACCTCTGGCCACCCAACCTCACCCTGGAGCagcgaggccgaaggcagcacaGCATTCAGTGTCCCCCGCTCCTCCTGGGGTTATTTGGGCAGATACAAACCAACCCCCCCGCACCTGGCACACGCCGGCATCTGCCGGCCGCCACGGGCCGCGGTGTCTGTTGGTGGCCAGGCAGGTACGTGGCACCCGTCCCGCGGGATGCCGAGCCCCGGGGCTACCTGGCGATCGCAGCTTTGTCTGGCTGGTGGAGCGGGACAAGGGCAAGCTCTGCCGGAACCGATTCATCCTGTTGAACCCCAGGGGCAGCTCCGCTTCCGACATGGTTTCCAGGGATTCGGCTGAGGCGAAGGAGAGTTTGGCTTGATCGGCCAagccgggctgggagccctgggagtGCCGGGAGCTCCTCGTctggaaggggagaggggagaggtgaGAGGGGAGCTGCGCTGGGTACCCCAGCCCCGTCTGCTCCCCGGGATGCCGGTGtgctgctcccgctgctcctCCAGAGCCTGGGATGGAGCGGTTTGTGTGATGCTTAGCCGCATCCGGGGATGCTCCATCCTGGATCCCCAGCGGGGTCAGCACACCGACGTGGTCCAGCCGTGGCGCCATCTCCTCCTCTAAGCACGTACCACCACTTACAGCCCCCTTTGCCTCCTGCAATCCCTCGCTGGCGTTTTCCGCTCCCGGGGCTCGCGGCACTCTGCATTTCCAAGCCTCCCGGTGCCATTCCAGCCACCTTTGAGGTCCCCCAGCAGCAACCCGCTCGAAATAAAACCAGCGCGAGCTAGCTGGCGACAGAGCCGGGGCTCGCATGCAGGCGCTGGAATAACCTTAGCAATTACAGGAGGTTACACATCCATTACGCCAATGAACCAGCTCCCGGGAAACATAAATGCCCGGCTTATTCTGGAAGCAAAGCAGCGGCAAGGTTTATGGCTGCCTGAGCCGGGGGAACGTAATGGGTTTGGGTTTATAGCGGTAAAAATTTAATATGCCAGGAGTCCAATTTCACATGGCCGCGCGTGTGTATCCACCGCGTGAACGTTCCGGCTACAGACACGGGTTTTCTGCGCAAACATCTCCCAACGCGCCGCGGGGGCCCCGTGCCACAGGTacgccccccccccacaccccccgccccggcagcggcgCCAGCGCTGCCTGCCCAGACCCCGAAATACGAGGCTTGATTTTCCAGACACCCGTTCGACGTCGGCAAATCAAACCGGGAGAACAAACGGCTCCTGGGGTGCGGAAAAGGCAGCGTGGAAGGGACGACAGCTCTATTTTAACAccgaaaagaaaaatcaatatgaAATGATAACAGCCATCACCGTCATTTAAATTAGACATTAATTGGAAGATTTAATTAATCCTGCGGGGCGGGGTTTTCTAGGACTTGAAACGTTCTCGCTGTAGCTAATTGCTGGAAAATTGAGTGCTTAGTTGTGGTGCTGTTGTTTTAGCACAAAGCACGCTGGCAGATGCTTGAAGTCTTACATCAAGAGAGGGAAGCGGGGCTGGAGCGAACCTGGGCCGGCGCATCCACCAGCCCCATCCAcggggggcctggggggccgtgggAGACCATGGGGGGCTTTCCAGCGGGTAAGGAAGCTGCGGTGAGCGGGAGGCGATGGAGAGGCCCGGTCTCCTCTCCCCCATGTTCACAGCATGCAGGTCTTTGGGGTGTAGAAGGTGTTTTTTTGGAGCTCCCAGCCCTTGTACAGCCCCAGGAAACCTGGAGGGCTCGTGGTCCCCTGGCTCCCGCCCCAGGAGGGGTTCTTGGGCAAGGGAAAGTGCAGGGAGCCCATGGCCAGGATGCAACccacgctgccagggctgcccttgagcctggctctgctcccccggcagccctttcccctctgctccttcccctgccctgtctccatccatccctccacccctccatccctccatccttctctccatccatccctccttccttctctccatccatccctccttctctccatccatccctccatccctccttctctccatccatccctccatccctctctccatccatccttctctccatccctccctccatccctccatccatccctccccgctcccctcccaacTCACCCCCAACCAGAGCTCACATCTGGGCTGGACATGAAAATCTGTGGAGCTCTCACAGGAGGTGACGAAAGGCCGTtggcacgcacgcacacacacacacacaaacacacccccacacacccgcCTCCCCAGGATGTGTTTTGTCGGGAGAAGATAATCATAAGAACAAATTGATTGagccgaggcggggggggagatcgctgcctccccctccccgtggCACGACAGGACGGCGCAGCCCGCGTTGCCATGTAGCATCCTTGTTGCTAAGGGCTGCTGCCGTCTGCGTGCCTCGGCACAACACCCCAGCCACCGCGGTCCCTACAGCCCCACAGCACGACACCCTGATGCACCGCGCTCCCTATAGCACGACACCCCAACACACCATGGGCCCTAGAGCGCAACGCCCCAACCACTGCCGTCCCTACAGCCCCCACAGCACAACACCCCAACCACTGTGGTCCCTACAGCCCCCATAGCACAACACCCTGATGCACCGCGCTCCCTATAGCACGACACCCCAACACACCATGGGCCCTAGAGCGCAACACCCTGATGCACTGCAGTCCCTACAGCCCCTAGAGCACAACACCCCAACCACTGCGGTCCCTACAGCCCCTAGAGCACAACACCCCAACCACTGCGGTCCCTACAGCCCCTAGAGCACAACACCCCAACCACTGCGGTCCCTACAGCCCCTAGAGCACAACACCCCAACCACTGCGGTCCCTACAGTCCCTAGAGCGCAACACCCCAACCACTGCAGTCCCTACAGCCCCTAGAGTGCATCACCCCGATGCACCGCGGTCCCTACAACCCCATAGCGCAACACCCTGATGCACTGCACTCCCTAAAGCACAACACCCCCACACACCATGGGCCCTAGAGCGCAACACCCCAACCACTGCCGTCCCTACAGCCCCCACAGCACAACACCCCAACCCCTGTGGTCCCTACAGCCCCCATAGCACAACACCCTGATGCACCGCGCTCCCTATAGCACGACACCCCAACACACCATGGGCCCTAGAGCACAACACCCTGATGCACTGCAGTCCCTACAGCCCCTAGAGCACAACACCCCAACCACTGCAGTCCCTACAGCCCCTAGAGTGCATCACCCCGACCACTGCAGTCCCTACAGCCCCTAGAGCACAACACCCCAAGCACTGCAGTCCCTACAGCCCCCACAGCACAACACCCCAAGCACTGCAGTCCCTACAGCCCCTAGAGTGCATCACCCCGATGCACCGcagtccccacagcccccacagcACAACACCCGACACACCGCGTTCCGGTGGGATGGCTGCGGGAGGGGGTGCCCAGGagagctgccctgctccaggtGAGCCCGacccctcctgcctctgcccgggggctgcagcTGACCTCAAGTAATTAAGCTCATCTGCTGGAGCTAATTATGGCAtcagtcaaacaaaaaaaaaaaaaaaaaaggaaaaaaaaaaaaaaggaaaaaatggtcaAGATGGAAATTAATGGCTTTTTAGCCCGGAAGGGAGTGTTCTGGCCTGCTGCTCAGTGGGATGTGCTCTCCCGGCCCGAGCAGGGACCCAGCGGCCCCACAAAGCCCTCAATGGCACCGTAGCGAGAGCCacacgtgtgtccccccccggcacccctcaCCGCAGGGTCCCTCCGGGGATGCGGGAACCCCCGTGATGGGTGCAGGGCACCCACCAACCCCGGGGCCACCGCGGGATGCTGGCGAGCTGGAAAGGACGGAGCCGGTGGAGTGAGGGGGGGCTCCAAGCGctattttggggaggggggggggttggtgtttCTCTGCCATTTCTTGCCTGTGTCCATttcagccacagcggctctgccgCTCTGGTGCAGCTGCGGGATCCGGGTGCCCACGGATCCGGGTGCCCATGGAGTCCCTGCAGGGGGGAGGACAAGA
Proteins encoded:
- the SRCIN1 gene encoding SRC kinase signaling inhibitor 1 isoform X9, whose protein sequence is MNRQRDPRSLNPPPLGEGLARIYRGILAAVGALRPAKEPPSAPGDAGAACPVPPKQFAGRRGSRPAPADPERTSTHMISADDAEYPREYRTLGNGTRRFSNVGLVHTSERRHTVIAAQSLEALTGLQKSEMERKRDAFMDHLKNKYPQHALALRGQQERMRDQQPNYWSFKTRSSRHSQGSQPGLADQAKLSFASAESLETMSEAELPLGFNRMNRFRQSLPLSRSTSQTKLRSPGVLFLQFGDETRRVHITHEISSMDTLHALIVHMFPQKLTMGMLKSPNTAILIKDESRNVFYELEDVRDIQDRSIIKIYRKEPLYASFPASHITNGDLRREMVYTSRESSPTRRLNNMSPASHLASGSPPPVLQSSSPSRSRMSYSGGRPPSYAGSPVHHAERLSSLPPAQGVSPSPSAILERRDVKPDEDLAGKNVVLVKNEGLYADPYGMVHEGRLSITSTQSLAGMGDPFGYSGGLYKRGSVRSLSTYSAAALQTELEDSLYKPNAPIYSDTYGPGLGFRMPPSSPQKMVDVQPGQSPHSPYSGPPSRSSPVRQSFRKDSCSSVFMESPVNKPRNPSSSGPPELFPGPGDRPLSGFGSPGPAKDAETRERMEAMEKQIASLTGLVQSALLRGSEAETPSEKTEATNGGTPPSASTSRSGMGTPVPAPPPPSATSTPAGQPTAITRLHMQLHLHDLQQNASDLRNQLQQLKKLQLQNQETVKTMLRRTETEISVRVTDTMRKHEDPLQRQRSLVEEERLRYLNEEELITQQLNDLEKSVEKIQKDLAHNHRLIPVQELEEKAVVLKQLGETLTDLKAQFPSLQSKMRVVLRVEVEAVKFLKEEPNRLDGLLKRCKTVTDTLAQIRRQVDEGVWTSPSNLSQSPKKVAPETDFSKGLDLEMPTSPPVSLHHLPAVTETLGMPGFGHSPPQTQTHPSKSNNPSRAPEMVPAKTQTAPETPSKKSADKAVSVEAAERDWEEKRAALTQYSAKDINRLLEETQAELMKAIPDLEFAAKHKQGTGSGSAASTPEHKPSKPQHAPKSGGKGDPNGRRGSDELTVPRYRTEKPSKSPPPPPPRRSFPSSHGLTTTRSGEVIVTSKKEPGFMKKAESEELETQKPQVKLRRTVSEVVRPASTPPIIASAIKDDDDEDRIIAELESGGVSIPAMKVVNPASRLKQSQQGSPDKSKHIKQRMEYMRIQGQQQAARPSKEASETSPAVSEKPASGRTSIPVLTSFGARNSSISF